Proteins encoded together in one Quercus lobata isolate SW786 chromosome 3, ValleyOak3.0 Primary Assembly, whole genome shotgun sequence window:
- the LOC115980671 gene encoding uncharacterized protein LOC115980671, producing the protein MRALGWNCRGLGNPQSVRVLRNIVQQWDPDFVFLSETKLRVRSMERKKMSIGFTNGLVIPSHGRSGGLALLWRKEINVDVQSFSDRHIDAIVTEDRGFKWRITGFYGNPEVHRRKESWELLKVLSRKFQLPWLCFGDFNEIVSTSEKMGGARRSQRQMDDFREAIDCCRFMDLGFCGPEFTWCNMQEGRHRMYLRLDRALVTQDWADHYKDVRVHHLVESVSDHCALLITDSIVLQSPRKRRFHFEAMWTRRDECRDIIRTAWNDSVNLYSPNGMVAGLKQCADDLSRWNGKVFGRVPRQIQNKRRVLNELVLRDHDGSNGFEINKIRKEINDLLDCEEIMWQQRSKVQWMGLGDRNTRYFHTKASERKKKNTISKILDERGMWRESALEIAEVAVSYFEKLYRTSNPDKIAEVVEAIDPKVSAEMNQSLIKQFTREEVEAALKQMHPSKSPGPDAFELMHYLDHKKEGKDCYMAIKLDMSKAFDRVEWGFIEQVMAKLGFHDSWTCLIMHCITSVSYSVLINGVAFGNIIPSRGLRQGDPLSPYLFLLCADGFSSLISKAVRNQMLSGLSICRGGPKISHLFFADDSLLFCKANSHECQQLTEILCLYEATSGQKINADKSSVFFSANTAGEKRNEILMILGPMQDSRHGKYLGLPSIIGKSKNEVFAEIKERVGRKLAGWIENLLSIGGRETLIKAVAQAIPTYAMSCFLLPKGLCDDIEGMMRRFWWGQRGQESKIAWVSWKRLCKSKLQGGMGFRNLQAFNLAMLAKQGWRLLTNPDSLVARVFRAKYYAHGDVLNASLGCKPSYAWRSIMQGLEVVRKGTRWRVGNGRLIHIWNDKWLPTPTTFKVVSPPCGFDDYPMVSALIDHDLRRWRADIVKSIFLPFEADTILNIPISYNLPEDNLIWVGNRKGVFSVKSAYYVALNLMDCSNEGESSFGDPLERLWKKIWHLNIPSKIKIFAWRACLDALPTMVNLKKRGIGENGFCPCCGSELEAISHSIIRCEVAKRVWDCWDVCLVEDGQELYDVPDIAFQIIDKKSVRDLEMFFTVAWSIWFNRNLVVFESTCRLPSHIWRFASNYLHEYRAARMAVNKRQGAENGGWSPPPPGVFKVNVDGATSMDGRNSSAGAVIRDSCGTVIAACCKYFQGHFSVAETEALAVECGVLLARDMKIPQVIIESDAASIVSDINNKVVDGHLGHLFQGIFALLSSFSSCRIKHVKREYNRVAHELAHIARDSESNHMWVGVPPPTLVEMIQADCTG; encoded by the exons ATGAGGGCCTTAGGATGGAACTGtcgagggcttgggaaccctcaGTCAGTTCGTGTGTTGCGCAATATTGTGCAACAATGGGATCCCGATTTTGTGTTTCTTTCAGAAACAAAGCTGAGAGTGCGGAGTAtggaaaggaagaaaatgagTATTGGTTTTACTAACGGTTTAGTGATTCCAAGCCATGGAAGAAGTGGAGGTCTGGCTTTGCTGTGGAGAAAGGAAATTAATGTTGATGTTCAAAGCTTCTCAGATAGACATATTGACGCCATTGTTACTGAGGACAGGGGGTTTAAATGGCGAATAACTGGTTTTTATGGAAACCCGGAGGTTCATAGAAGGAAGGAATCTTGGGAATTATTAAAAGTTCTTAGCAGAAAGTTTCAGCTCCCCTGGCTATGTTTcggggattttaatgaaattgtgtCGACTTCGGAGAAAATGGGAGGAGCTCGAAGATCTCAGAGGCAGATGGATGATTTTAGGGAAGCTATTGACTGTTGTAGGTTTATGGATCTTGGATTTTGTGGTCCGGAGTTCACGTGGTGCAATATGCAAGAAGGCCGACACAGGATGTATCTTCGGCTGGATCGGGCTCTAGTTACACAGGATTGGGCTGACCACTATAAGGATGTGAGAGTTCATCATCTTGTGGAATCGGTGAGCGACCATTGTGCGCTTTTGATCACCGACTCCATTGTTTTGCAAAGCCCCCGGAAAAGAAGATTTCATTTTGAAGCAATGTGGACGAGAAGAGATGAGTGCAGGGATATCATCAGGACAGCGTGGAATGATAGTGTAAATCTTTATAGTCCGAATGGCATGGTGGCAGGGCTTAAGCAGTGTGCAGATGATTTATCAAGGTGGAACGGGAAGGTCTTTGGACGGGTTCCTAGACAGATTCAGAATAAGAGGAGAGTCCTTAATGAATTAGTGTTGAGAGATCATGATGGCAGCAATGGTTTTGAAATTAATAAGATTAGAAAAGAGATTAATGACTTACTGGACTGTGAGGAGATAATGTGGCAACAAAGGTCTAAGGTTCAATGGATGGGGCTGGGGGATCGTAATACTAGATACTTTCACACAAAGGCCTcggagaggaaaaagaaaaataccatCTCTAAGATTTTGGATGAAAGGGGAATGTGGAGAGAATCTGCCTTGGAGATAGCAGAGGTGGCTGTGTCTTATTTTGAGAAGTTATATAGGACTTCCAATCCTGATAAGATTGCGGAAGTTGTTGAAGCTATTGATCCTAAAGTTTCAGCCGAAATGAACCAAAGTTTGATCAAGCAATTCACAAGAGAGGAGGTTGAGGCAGCCCTGAAGCAGATGCATCCGTCCAAATCTCCCGGCCCAGATG CCTTTGAGCTCATGCATTATTTGGATCACAAAAAAGAGGGGAAGGATTGCTACATGGCAATCAAATTGGACATGAGCAAGGCTTTTGATAGGGTGGAATGGGGCTTCATTGAGCAGGTGATGGCTAAATTAGGCTTTCATGATAGCTGGACTTGTCTAATTATGCATTGTATAACTTCTGTGTCCTATTCTGTGCTTATTAACGGGGTAGCTTTTGGCAATATTATTCCCTCGAGGGGTCTTCGTCAAGGAGATCCCCTATCCCcttacttatttttactatGTGCAGATGGCTTTTCCTCCCTTATTAGTAAAGCTGTTAGGAATCAGATGTTGAGTGGCTTGTCCATTTGTAGAGGTGGTCCTAAAATTTCACATCTCTTTTTTGCGGACGACAGCTTACTCTTTTGTAAGGCTAATAGCCATGAATGTCAGCAGTTAACTGAAATTCTCTGCTTGTATGAGGCTACCTCTGGGCAGAAAATTAATGCCGATAAGTCCTCTGTTTTCTTTAGTGCTAACACGGCGGGggaaaagagaaatgaaattttgatgATTCTTGGGCCTATGCAAGATTCTCGGCATGGGAAGTATCTGGGCCTGCCATCTATTATTGGTAAATCTAAGAATGAAGTTTTTGCGGAAATTAAAGAAAGGGTGGGAAGGAAGTTAGCAGGGTGGATAGAGAATCTTTTGTCTATAGGGGGTAGAGAGACCTTAATTAAGGCGGTGGCCCAGGCAATCCCTACGTATGCTATGAGTTGTTTTCTATTACCAAAAGGTTTATGTGATGATATAGAGGGTATGATGAGgagattttggtgggggcagCGTGGTCAAGAGTCAAAAATTGCTTGGGTGAGTTGGAAACGCTTGTGCAAATCAAAGCTTCAGGGTGGGATGGGCTTTAGAAACCTTCAAGCCTTCAACCTTGCCATGTTAGCAAAGCAAGGTTGGAGGCTTCTTACAAATCCGGACTCGTTGGTAGCTCGGGTTTTCAGAGCTAAATACTATGCCCATGGAGATGTTCTTAATGCTAGCCTAGGTTGCAAACCATCCTATGCTTGGAGGAGCATAATGCAAGGTCTTGAGGTTGTTAGAAAAGGTACACGTTGGAGGGTGGGTAATGGGAGATTGATTCACATATGGAATGATAAATGGCTGCCTACTCCCACAACATTCAAGGTGGTCTCTCCGCCCTGTGGTTTTGATGATTACCCCATGGTCTCGGCTCTTATTGATCATGACCTTAGAAGATGGAGGGCTGATATTGTGAAGTCCATTTTCCTGCCCTTTGAAGCTGATACGATTCTTAATATCCCAATCAGTTACAATCTTCCGGAGGACAATCTCATTTGGGTTGGAAATAGGAAGGGTGTTTTTTCAGTCAAGAGCGCCTACTATGTTGCTCTTAATTTGATGGATTGTTCAAATGAGGGAGAAAGCTCCTTTGGGGATCCTTTGGAGCGGCTGTGGAAGAAGATTTGGCATCTCAACATTCCatcaaagataaaaatttttgcATGGAGAGCTTGTCTAGACGCCCTTCCTACTATGGTGAatttgaagaaaagaggtatTGGAGAGAATGGGTTTTGCCCTTGTTGTGGAAGTGAGTTAGAAGCAATTTCTCACTCTATTATCCGCTGTGAAGTAGCAAAGAGGGTGTGGGACTGTTGGGATGTCTGTTTAGTTGAGGATGGACAGGAGTTATATGATGTGCCGGACATTGCTTTTCAAATCATTGATAAGAAATCAGTCCGTGATCTAGAAATGTTCTTTACTGTTGCTTGGTCTATTTGGTTTAATAGAAACTTAGTTGTTTTTGAGTCAACATGTAGACTGCCAAGCCATATTTGGAGATTTGCTAGTAACTATCTTCATGAATACAGGGCAGCAAGGATGGCAGTGAACAAAAGACAGGGTGCTGAAAATGGTGGGTGGTCTCCTCCACCGCCTGGAGTGTTCAAGGTGAATGTTGATGGGGCGACTTCAATGGATGGGAGAAACTCTAGTGCTGGCGCTGTCATCCGGGACTCTTGTGGTACGGTCATTGCTGCCTGCTGCAAATATTTCCAAGGCCATTTTTCAGTTGCTGAAACAGAAGCTCTTGCCGTGGAGTGTGGAGTCTTACTAGCCCGTGATATGAAAATACCTCAAGTTATCATTGAATCCGATGCAGCATCCATTGTTAGTGATATTAATAACAAGGTTGTGGATGGTCATCTTGGCCATTTGTTCCAAGGAATTTTTGCTTTGCTGAGTTCTTTCTCAAGCTGCAGAATCAAACATGTGAAAAGGGAGTACAACAGAGTGGCCCATGAGTTAGCCCATATAGCTAGAGATAGTGAATCTAATCACATGTGGGTGGGAGTTCCTCCTCCTACGCTGGTAGAGATGATTCAGGCTGACTGCACAGGGTAG
- the LOC115980672 gene encoding uncharacterized protein LOC115980672: MEQEVLCNFQKLQLTKEEADDIIITSVTRAELLEECSLSLFGRLLTDRQQNQRAFKNTLKTAWKMGSDLRIVEVGNNVFQFKFGSVCQLEWVERSGPWNFDNNLLLLCRWRKGLTASNISFSHAPFWVQVWGLPFEYMSEDAGKDIGGRLGRVLEVDKRSLQAEQAKFMRIRVEIPIDKPLRRGGNITNSEGERCSIIFRYERLPTFCYMCGILGHDEKHCQVSSIEGVIERQYGDWLRAGGVIRNGNDKGKGVNEGSSEGVAVDRNYSRPGSSVANPGPSALSKDCGAGGRDCNSGRTEGKAVNLADLSKDLNPILSVGAGLTGWDKGDGAVRGLQVEQKTQLEGNGTCWSLVREQLKPGEEARSNYFKKDGPCNIEPEMASPVKANKEAFKDPSVNGLGPNLEAEKEPISKGKWKKIAREKGKAQEVEMKLNGPEVGNKRVGCIEDLLIAECRSQKKVRGGERSNNDSNSLNETAVTARQHRREK; encoded by the coding sequence ATGGAGCAAGAGGTTCTGTGTAATTTTCAAAAGCTACAGCTAACAAAAGAGGAGGCAGATGATATAATCATAACAAGTGTTACTAGAGCAGAGCTTCTTGAAGAATGTTCGTTGAGTCTCTTTGGGCGCCTCCTCACTGACCGGCAACAAAACCAGAGAGCTTTCAAGAATACTTTGAAGACTGCATGGAAAATGGGTTCGGATTTGAGGATTGTAGAGGTGGGGAACAATGTATTCCAGTTTAAATTTGGTTCAGTGTGTCAGTTGGAATGGGTTGAGAGAAGTGGCCCATGGAATTTTGATAATAACCTTCTTCTTCTGTGTCGATGGAGGAAGGGTTTAACGGCATCAAACATCTCATTTTCCCATGCTCCATTTTGGGTTCAAGTTTGGGGATTACCCTTTGAGTACATGTCTGAAGATGCTGGGAAAGACATAGGAGGCAGACTGGGTAGGGTCCTTGAAGTGGATAAAAGGTCATTACAAGCGGAGCAAGCGAAGTTTATGAGGATCCGGGTGGAGATACCCATTGACAAGCCTCTTAGAAGAGGAGGCAACATCACCAACTCGGAGGGGGAAAGATGCTCAATCATTTTCAGGTATGAACGTCTCCCTACCTTTTGTTATATGTGTGGTATTCTTGGACATGATGAGAAACATTGCCAAGTGAGTTCCATAGAGGGAGTGATAGAGAGGCAGTATGGAGATTGGTTAAGAGCTGGAGGAGTGATTAGAAACGGTAATGATAAAGGAAAAGGGGTGAATGAAGGAAGCTCGGAAGGGGTGGCGGTTGATCGGAATTACTCCCGCCCAGGAAGTTCGGTGGCAAATCCTGGTCCTTCAGCTTTGTCTAAGGATTGTGGGGCAGGTGGCCGGGATTGTAACAGTGGGCGTACAGAGGGGAAAGCTGTGAACTTAGCGGACCTGTCAAAAGATTTGAATCCGATCTTGAGTGTGGGTGCTGGTCTGACTGGATGGGACAAGGGTGATGGGGCAGTACGTGGGTTGCAGGTTGAGCAGAAGACTCAGTTAGAAGGTAATGGGACTTGTTGGAGTCTAGTTAGAGAGCAACTTAAACCGGGTGAAGAGGCCAggtcaaattattttaaaaaagatggGCCTTGTAATATTGAACCCGAAATGGCCAGCCCAGTAAAAGCCAATAAGGAGGCCTTTAAAGACCCTAGTGTAAATGGTTTGGGCCCTAATTTAGAAGCTGAAAAAGAACCCATTAGTAAAggtaaatggaaaaaaattgcTAGAGAAAAGGGTAAGGCCCAAGAAGTAGAAATGAAGCTTAATGGTCCGGAAGTAggaaataaaagagtgggatgTATTGAGGATTTACTAATAGCTGAATGTAGAAGTCAGAAAAAGGTCCGTGGAGGGGAAAGAAGCAACAATGACTCCAACTCTCTGAATGAAACGGCGGTGACTGCTAGGCAGCACCGCCGAGAAAAATGA